In one Nostoc sp. KVJ3 genomic region, the following are encoded:
- a CDS encoding type I restriction endonuclease, with the protein MGFTDDIVKLSEQVRKRFDQVVGEEATKMALIVPFLSALGYDVYDPSEVMPEYVADFATRRAGQFEKVDYALAINGTKVMLVEAKARGQKAEAHDGQLSKYFNALLTTKVAVVTNGIEYRFFTDLRDKNIMDKEPFFTFNILEYDSKDIDNLKFFHRDNFEVTAITNHAEEMVYVKGMTQLLGNLLRSPSEEFIRFLVAELGTVAPSYEIQGRITGKVIDKFRPIVKKSIQGSLVELMTRSLSQEITQPVEIEVEQEIEEEEKQQEYQESKIVTTAEEIEAFEKIKAITKTLRSYNFELQYKDTASYFGINLGKSTWWFLRLYLSSQKKSLITRLSVDEVKSLVSNFEVQEVTASLGDAASKVIISSISDFDKLTPLILRCYETEAAKHQTFTPDVIRMEKSA; encoded by the coding sequence ATGGGATTCACTGATGATATTGTCAAGCTGTCTGAACAAGTGCGTAAGCGATTTGACCAAGTTGTTGGCGAAGAAGCTACTAAGATGGCGTTGATTGTTCCTTTTTTGAGCGCTCTTGGCTACGATGTCTATGATCCTAGCGAAGTCATGCCAGAATATGTAGCAGATTTTGCTACTAGAAGGGCGGGACAGTTTGAAAAAGTAGATTACGCTTTAGCTATTAACGGTACTAAAGTTATGCTCGTAGAGGCAAAAGCCCGTGGTCAAAAAGCTGAGGCACATGATGGGCAATTGAGCAAATACTTTAATGCACTTTTGACAACAAAAGTAGCTGTTGTCACTAATGGGATTGAGTATCGTTTCTTTACAGACTTGCGTGATAAAAATATCATGGACAAGGAGCCATTTTTTACTTTTAACATCCTTGAATATGATTCCAAAGATATTGATAACCTCAAATTTTTTCACCGTGATAATTTTGAGGTTACAGCTATTACCAACCATGCTGAAGAAATGGTTTATGTAAAAGGCATGACTCAGCTTCTAGGAAATCTTTTACGTTCTCCTTCTGAAGAATTTATTCGCTTTTTAGTGGCTGAACTCGGTACTGTTGCTCCTAGTTATGAAATTCAAGGTCGAATTACTGGTAAAGTTATTGATAAATTCAGACCAATTGTTAAAAAGTCAATTCAGGGAAGTTTAGTAGAGTTAATGACTCGCTCACTTAGCCAAGAAATAACTCAGCCTGTTGAAATTGAAGTAGAACAAGAGATTGAAGAAGAGGAAAAACAACAAGAATATCAAGAATCGAAAATAGTAACAACGGCTGAAGAAATCGAAGCTTTTGAAAAAATTAAAGCAATTACGAAAACTTTAAGAAGTTACAATTTTGAACTCCAATATAAAGATACAGCTTCATACTTTGGTATCAATCTTGGCAAAAGTACTTGGTGGTTTTTACGGCTGTATCTGTCTTCGCAGAAAAAAAGTTTGATTACTCGGCTAAGTGTAGATGAAGTAAAGTCTCTAGTTTCAAACTTTGAAGTGCAGGAAGTGACAGCTTCTCTGGGGGATGCTGCATCAAAAGTAATTATTTCCTCCATTAGTGATTTCGATAAGCTGACACCATTGATTCTCAGATGTTACGAAACAGAAGCAGCCAAGCATCAAACATTCACCCCGGATGTAATCAGAATGGAAAAATCAGCTTAA
- a CDS encoding AGE family epimerase/isomerase: MGYEFKAMPPAGYAYAELYKNALLNDVLPFWEKHSLDWEQGGYFTCLDRYGKVYDTDKFIWLQNRQVWTFSMLYNQLEKRENWLKIASNGANFLAKHGKDSDGNWYFALTREGKPLVQPYNIFSDCFAAMAFSQYALAGGEEWAKDTAIQAYNNVLRRKDNPKGKYNKTYPGIRPMKSLAVPMILANLTLEMEWLLPKETLENVLTETVREVMTDFLDQKRGLMYENVAPDGSHIDCFEGRLINPGHGIEAMWFIMDIARRQNDTKTINQAIDVVLNILDFAWDSEYGGLYYFMDADGHPPQQLEWDQKLWWVHLESLVALAMGYRLTGREVCWKWYQKMHDYTWSHFADSEYGEWFGYLNRRGEVLLNLKGGKWKGCFHVPRALYLCWQQFEAL, from the coding sequence ATGGGGTATGAATTCAAAGCGATGCCTCCAGCGGGCTACGCCTACGCTGAACTTTACAAAAATGCCCTCCTTAACGACGTACTCCCATTTTGGGAAAAACACTCCCTCGACTGGGAACAAGGCGGCTATTTCACCTGCCTCGATCGCTACGGCAAAGTTTATGATACAGACAAATTTATCTGGCTGCAAAACCGCCAAGTGTGGACTTTTTCGATGCTTTACAACCAGCTAGAAAAACGCGAAAACTGGTTGAAAATTGCCAGCAATGGCGCTAACTTTCTTGCCAAACACGGCAAAGACAGTGATGGTAATTGGTACTTTGCCCTTACCCGTGAAGGGAAACCATTGGTTCAGCCTTACAATATCTTTTCTGATTGCTTTGCGGCAATGGCATTTAGTCAATATGCACTCGCTGGTGGCGAAGAATGGGCAAAGGATACGGCGATACAAGCTTACAACAACGTTTTACGCCGCAAAGATAACCCAAAAGGCAAATATAATAAAACCTATCCCGGCATCCGCCCAATGAAATCATTGGCTGTACCGATGATTTTAGCCAACCTGACTCTAGAAATGGAATGGTTGCTGCCAAAGGAAACACTAGAGAATGTCCTAACTGAGACAGTCCGCGAAGTAATGACCGATTTTCTCGACCAAAAACGGGGACTAATGTACGAAAACGTTGCCCCTGATGGTTCCCACATCGATTGTTTTGAGGGACGGCTGATTAACCCAGGTCATGGTATCGAAGCGATGTGGTTCATTATGGATATCGCCCGTCGCCAAAATGATACCAAAACTATAAATCAAGCCATTGATGTGGTGTTAAATATCCTAGATTTTGCTTGGGATAGCGAGTATGGCGGATTGTATTACTTTATGGATGCAGATGGTCATCCCCCACAACAATTGGAATGGGATCAAAAGCTGTGGTGGGTTCACCTAGAATCTTTGGTTGCATTAGCGATGGGCTATCGCTTGACTGGGCGTGAGGTATGTTGGAAATGGTATCAAAAGATGCATGATTATACCTGGTCACACTTTGCTGATTCAGAATACGGTGAATGGTTTGGCTATCTCAATCGGCGTGGAGAAGTGTTATTGAACCTTAAAGGCGGCAAATGGAAAGGATGTTTTCATGTACCGAGGGCACTATACCTTTGTTGGCAGCAATTTGAGGCATTGTGA
- the acsF gene encoding magnesium-protoporphyrin IX monomethyl ester (oxidative) cyclase: MVDSLKKPGFEEIRPGIKVPAKETLLTPRFYTTDFDEMARMDISVNEDELQAILEEFRTDYNRHHFVRDAEFDQSWDHIDGETRKLFVEFLERSCTAEFSGFLLYKELGRRLKGKNPVLAECFNLMSRDEARHAGFLNKALSDFNLSLDLGFLTKSRSYTFFKPKFIFYATYLSEKIGYWRYITIYRHLEAHPEDRVYPIFRFFENWCQDENRHGDFFDAVMKSQPQMLNDWKARLWSRFFLLSVFATMYLNDIQRKDFYATLGLDAREYDIHVIQKTNENAGRVFPLMLDVENPEFYQRLDTCISNNEKLSAIANSSTPKFLQFFQKLPFYISNGWQLLRLYLMKPIDTVSAQGAVR, encoded by the coding sequence ATGGTAGATTCCCTCAAAAAACCAGGCTTTGAAGAAATCCGGCCAGGGATTAAAGTTCCGGCAAAAGAAACCCTGTTAACACCTCGGTTTTATACTACCGATTTTGATGAAATGGCGCGGATGGATATTTCCGTCAATGAAGACGAGTTACAAGCCATTCTCGAAGAGTTCCGCACTGACTACAACCGCCATCACTTTGTTCGGGATGCAGAGTTTGACCAATCCTGGGATCATATTGATGGGGAAACTCGCAAGTTGTTCGTTGAGTTTCTAGAACGTTCGTGTACGGCAGAGTTTTCTGGCTTTTTGCTATATAAAGAACTCGGCCGTCGCTTGAAAGGAAAAAACCCTGTCTTGGCAGAGTGTTTTAACCTGATGTCACGAGATGAAGCACGTCACGCTGGCTTTTTGAATAAAGCGTTGTCGGACTTTAATCTCTCCCTAGATTTAGGATTTTTGACTAAGAGTCGTAGTTATACCTTCTTTAAACCGAAATTCATCTTCTACGCTACTTATCTTTCTGAGAAGATCGGTTATTGGCGTTATATCACCATTTATCGCCATTTAGAAGCACATCCCGAAGACCGGGTTTATCCAATCTTCCGGTTCTTTGAGAACTGGTGTCAGGATGAAAACCGTCACGGTGATTTCTTTGATGCGGTCATGAAATCTCAGCCGCAAATGTTGAATGATTGGAAAGCACGGCTGTGGAGCCGGTTCTTCCTGTTGTCGGTATTTGCGACAATGTATCTCAATGACATCCAACGCAAGGACTTTTATGCAACCTTGGGATTGGATGCACGAGAATACGACATCCATGTAATTCAGAAGACCAACGAAAACGCTGGTCGGGTGTTCCCTCTGATGCTGGATGTAGAGAATCCAGAGTTTTATCAGCGCTTGGATACTTGTATCAGCAATAATGAAAAGCTGAGTGCGATCGCTAATTCCAGCACTCCCAAATTCCTGCAATTCTTTCAAAAACTGCCGTTTTACATCTCCAACGGCTGGCAGTTATTGCGGCTGTACCTGATGAAACCGATTGATACTGTTTCTGCTCAAGGCGCAGTTCGTTAA
- a CDS encoding YebC/PmpR family DNA-binding transcriptional regulator — MAGHSKWANIKRQKAVVDAKKGKTFTQLSRAIIVAARSGVPDPALNFQLRTAIDKAKAASIPNDNIERAIAKGAGTFGGDNAIFEAIRYEGYGPSGVAILIEALTDNRNRTAADLRVAFSKNGGNLGETGCVSWMFDQKGVCVVQGVVDEEQLLEASLEGGAESYEMPEDGMAEVLTNIGNLETLSQTLKSQGFKVTDAEFRWIPSNSVEVTDPDQARSLFKLIDTLEGLDDVQNVTANFDIAEELMTSSIS; from the coding sequence ATGGCAGGACATAGTAAATGGGCAAATATTAAGCGCCAAAAAGCGGTAGTAGATGCAAAAAAGGGAAAAACCTTTACTCAATTATCGCGGGCGATTATCGTGGCAGCTAGAAGCGGCGTACCCGACCCGGCGCTGAATTTTCAACTTCGCACGGCAATTGACAAGGCAAAAGCAGCGAGTATCCCCAATGATAATATTGAACGAGCGATCGCTAAAGGTGCAGGTACTTTTGGTGGCGATAACGCTATCTTTGAAGCGATTCGCTACGAAGGTTACGGCCCTAGTGGTGTAGCGATTTTAATCGAAGCCTTGACAGATAATCGCAATCGCACTGCTGCTGATTTGCGTGTAGCTTTTAGTAAAAATGGTGGCAATCTTGGTGAAACAGGTTGCGTTAGTTGGATGTTCGATCAAAAAGGCGTTTGTGTCGTGCAGGGTGTGGTTGACGAAGAACAGCTTTTAGAAGCATCCCTCGAAGGCGGTGCTGAATCTTATGAGATGCCTGAAGATGGAATGGCTGAGGTTTTAACTAATATTGGCAATTTAGAAACCCTTAGTCAGACACTCAAAAGTCAAGGCTTTAAGGTAACTGATGCCGAATTTCGCTGGATTCCTAGTAATAGTGTAGAAGTTACCGATCCAGATCAGGCGCGATCGCTTTTCAAGTTAATTGATACTCTAGAAGGCTTGGATGATGTGCAAAATGTCACAGCTAACTTTGACATAGCAGAAGAATTAATGACTTCTAGCATTTCTTAA